The proteins below come from a single Aegilops tauschii subsp. strangulata cultivar AL8/78 chromosome 6, Aet v6.0, whole genome shotgun sequence genomic window:
- the LOC109740632 gene encoding uncharacterized protein produces the protein MAGSAAQAPTQTGRTRPPIPTALVPAAVLLAVVVAVLSLLPSVAQAVWELPHLFLLGLVISYGVFAQHKNGAAAADGDAATKDGARAWNSRYHPDDPLVVVAPDHAAGDDGDDGAGGRPFSLPVRRLKTVVEESTEAGGASGESVGEETDSSESTAGFWAGAPAAPSPPSVLDAFDSRKLNAATPPSTVSKGFPDYDSASPRDQSSCNEEEEEVEEEEEVEEEEGTDWEEDADGSDEMTAASSERSFPGDFVACRNRRYDGSGDGESMDEELVELATRPGPEGADEVDRKADEFIAKFREQIRRQRL, from the coding sequence ATGGCCGGCTCGGCAGCCCAAGCTCCCACACAGACCGGCCGAACGAGGCCTCCGATTCCCACCGCGCTCGTGCCTGCGGCCGTGCTGCTGGCCGTCGTCGTGGCCGTCCTATCCCTGCTGCCCTCCGTGGCCCAGGCGGTGTGGGAGCTGCcccacctcttcctcctcggccTCGTCATCTCCTACGGCGTCTTCGCCCAGCACAAGAACGGCGCCGCCGCGGCCGACGGCGATGCCGCCACCAAGGACGGCGCCCGGGCGTGGAACTCCCGGTACCACCCCGACGACCCGCTCGTTGTGGTCGCGCCCGACCACGCGGCGGGCgatgacggggacgacggcgcgGGCGGGAGGCCGTTCTCCTTGCCGGTGCGGAGGCTGAAGACGGTCGTGGAAGAGTCGACCGAAGCCGGCGGCGCCAGCGGAGAGAGCGTCGGCGAAGAGACGGATAGCTCCGAGTCCACGGCGGGATTCTGGGCCGGCGCGCCCGCCGCTCCTTCGCCGCCCTCTGTCCTTGACGCCTTTGACTCGCGGAAGTTGAATGCCGCGACGCCGCCGTCAACCGTGTCCAAGGGGTTCCCCGATTACGATTCCGCGTCGCCTCGTGACCAGTCGTCGTgtaacgaggaggaggaagaggtggaggaggaggaagaggtggaggaggaggagggcacCGATTGGGAAGAGGATGCGGATGGGTCGGATGAGATGACCGCCGCGTCGTCGGAAAGGTCGTTCCCTGGTGACTTCGTTGCCTGCCGCAACCGTCGCTACGACGGCAGCGGGGATGGCGAGTCTATGGACGAAGAACTTGTCGAGCTGGCCACCAGGCCGGGACCGGAGGGGGCGGACGAGGTGGACAGGAAGGCCGACGAGTTCATCGCCAAATTCAGGGAGCAGATCAGGCGACAGAGGTTGTAG
- the LOC109740631 gene encoding putative kinase-like protein TMKL1 gives MAPATADGASDEPVHKGRTNSILLPILAVLLAYLLYRYLRPRLRGLRLDRLPFRVPDCLRRRGNATRSTLLPYFAPIADRLGALQPYLGPIADRLGVGGPHGHGGYGGADALVRFPGGEGLSVAAILEAPGEVVAKSSHSTLYRAAMRSGETAVLLRFVRPACAVGADEAAAAARRIGAVSHPNLVPLRAVYVGPRGEKLLVHPFYAAGSLHRFLQEGIADSQRWSLICKLSVCIAKGLDHLHTGMEKPIVHGNLKTSNILLDASFECRISDYGLYLLLNTGGAHEMLEASAAQGYKAPELVKMRDATRESDVYSLGVVLLEMLAQKEPAGGDDRAPSSRDIFLPASFKNLVLERKISDAFNSDLVRQSRKSGNERKLNAFFELATACCSPSPSLRPNTKEILRRLEEIAK, from the exons ATGGCGCCGGCGACGGCGGACGGGGCCTCGGACGAGCCGGTGCACAAGGGGCGGACCAACTCCATCCTGCTCCCCATCCTCGCCGTCCTCCTCGCCTACCTGCTCTACCGCTACCTCCGCCCGCGCCTCCGCGGCCTCCGCCTCGACCGCCTCCCGTTCCGCGTCCCGGACTGCCTCCGCCGACGCGGCAATGCCACCCGGAGCACCCTGCTACCCTACTTCGCGCCCATCGCCGACCGCCTCGGCGCGCTGCAGCCGTACCTCGGCCCCATCGCCGACCGCCTCGGGGTCGGCGGCCCGCACGGCCACGGCGGGTACGGCGGCGCGGACGCGCTCGTCAGGTTCCCCGGCGGCGAGGGCCTGTCGGTGGCCGCCATCCTCGAGGCGCCCGGGGAGGTGGTGGCCAAGTCGTCGCACAGCACGCTGTACCGCGCCGCGATGCGCTCCGGGGAGACGGCCGTGCTGCTCCGGTTCGTGCGGCCCGCGTGCGCCGTGGGTGCCgacgaggccgccgccgccgcgcgccggaTCGGCGCGGTCAGCCACCCGAACCTCGTGCCGCTCCGCGCCGTGTACGTCGGCCCGAGGGGCGAGAAGCTGCTCGTGCACCCATTCTACGCCGCCGGCTCGCTCCACCGCTTCTTGCAAG AGGGGATCGCCGACTCACAGAGATGGAGCCTAATCTGCAAGCTCTCCGTCTGCATCGCCAAGGGGCTCGACCACCTGCACACAGGAATGGAGAAGCCGATCGTCCACGGCAACCTCAAGACGAGCAACATCCTGCTGGACGCCAGCTTCGAGTGCAGGATCTCGGACTACGGCCTCTACCTCCTGCTCAACACCGGCGGCGCCCACGAGATGCTGGAGGCGTCCGCGGCGCAGGGGTACAAGGCGCCGGAGCTGGTCAAGATGAGGGACGCCACCAGGGAGAGCGACGTGTACAGCCTCGGGGTGGTGCTGCTGGAGATGCTCGCGCAGAAGGAGCCGGCCGGCGGCGACGACCGCGCGCCCAGCTCCCGCGACATCTTCTTGCCGGCGTCCTTCAAGAACCTGGTGCTCGAGAGGAAGATCTCCGACGCCTTCAACTCGGACCTCGTCAGGCAGAGCAGGAAGTCGGGGAACGAGAGGAAGCTGAACGCCTTCTTCGAGCTGGCCACGGCTTGCTGTAGCCCTTCGCCGTCGCTCAGGCCCAACACCAAGGAGATACTCAGAAGGCTTGAGGAGATAgcaaaataa
- the LOC120965863 gene encoding protein FAR1-RELATED SEQUENCE 5-like — protein MLDLNELPPDLNELPHDMDEQQPSIPQGNWTENGRSVYYTETSRGPNPMGNDNVAGQSSTCGAPVVVSLQSESHTLDDTGTATNVPGPTRTEFGAGAIDGVVQGEEGEDEAGSQPMEPYVGMRFDTLQIAKDHYNSYALRMGFSVKMNTSRRTPHTNVLVKQQFCCNKFKKPKADDGGAEAPPVPDPIPDPKPIDSDEEMKDEPPIFAEEEAATSKKKKKRKRETIKQTQCKEKMLVKLIDGQWQVTHFVRDHNHPLVNKPSLSKYLRSHQGISPDEKEILHILYNCNLTTGRMMHVMAKFYGSEMMVPFGPKAITNLCTSFRRDDTKEGDMIVTIVLFKDIQKTDPDYWGT, from the exons atgctTGATCTCAATGAGTTGCCTCCTGATCTCAATGAGCTTCCTCATGATATGGATGAGCAGCAACCCAGCATACCGCAAGGAAATTGGACAGAAAATGGGCGCTCTGTTTACTACACAGAGACAAGTCGTGGGCCTAACCCTATGGGCAATGACAATGTGGCAGGGCAGTCATCAACCTGTGGTGCCCCTGTAGTGGTGTCTTTGCAGTCAGAGAGTCATACTCTTGATGACACAGGCACCGCGACAAATGTTCCTGGTCCAACCAGGACTGAGTTCGGAGCTGGTGCTATTGACGGTGTTGtgcaaggagaagaaggagaagatgaGGCTGGTTCTCAGCCAATGGAACCCTATGTTGGCATGAGGTTTGACACCCTTCAAATTGCTAAGGATCACTACAACAGCTACGCCCTACGGATGGGTTTCTCTGTAAAAATGAACACCTCTAGGCGGACACCCCACACAAATGTATTGGTAAAACAGCAGTTTTGCTGCAACAAGTTCAAGAAGCCCAAAGCTGATGATGGAGGAGCTGAGGCTCCTCCTGTCCCGGACCCTATACCAGATCCAAAACCTATTGACAGTGATGAGGAGATGAAAGATGAACCTCCAATATTTGCTGAAGAGGAGGCTGCTACTAGTAAGAAAAAGAAGAAGCGTAAACGCGAGACAATAAAGCAGACTCAATGCAAGGAAAAAATGTTGGTGAAGCTGATAGATGGGCAATGGCAGGTGACGCACTTTGTTCGTGACCACAATCATCCGCTGGTGAACAAACCTTCGTTGTCCAAATACTTGAGATCCCACCAAGGCATCTCTCCTGATGAAAAGGAGATTTTGCACATCTTGTATAACTGCAACTTGACTACAG GACGTATGATGCATGTAATGGCAAAGTTCTATGGATCTGAGATGATGGTGCCTTTCGGACCAAAGGCAATAACAAATCTGTGTACAAGTTTCCGTAGAGATGACACAAAGGAGGGTGACATGATTGTGACAATTGTGCTCTTCAAGGATATACAAAAAACAGATCCagactattggggaacgtag